Proteins encoded by one window of Vigna radiata var. radiata cultivar VC1973A unplaced genomic scaffold, Vradiata_ver6 scaffold_176, whole genome shotgun sequence:
- the LOC106780236 gene encoding ATP-dependent 6-phosphofructokinase 5, chloroplastic, whose protein sequence is MGSISHVITTNPTLPHLPFTRSTALRFSCFNPRLLRLPPTRVAGKVGVFAEVSSPSRTTSGIDFSDPDWKTKFQQDWEARFRLPHLTDIFPDAPPIPSTFCLKMRTSIDRDFPGHYSSYEEWHGYINNNDRVLLKTIYYSSPTSAGAECIDPDCTWVEQWVHRAGPREKIYYKPEEVKAAIITCGGLCPGLNDVIRQIVITLEIYGVKNIVGIPFGYRGFSDKELTEVPLSRKVVQNIHLSGGSLLGVSRGGPAVTDIVDSLEERGINMLFVLGGNGTHAGANAIHHECCKRRLKVSVIGVPKTIDNDILLMDKTFGFDTAVEEAQRAINSAYIEAHSAYHGIGVVKLMGRSSGFIAMQASLSSGQVDICLIPEVPFNFHGPHGVLSHLKFLLETKGSAVVCVAEGAGQNLLQKTNATDASGNVVLGDIGVYIQQEIKKYFKEVGIHADVKYIDPTYMIRAIRANASDGILCTVLGQNAVHGAFAGYSGITVGLCNTHYAYFPIPEVISHPRLVDPNSRMWHRCLTSTGQPDFI, encoded by the exons ATGGGTTCCATCTCGCACGTGATCACCACCAACCCCACTCTCCCTCACCTACCCTTTACACGTTCCACTGCACTACGCTTTTCTTGCTTCAATCCCCGCCTCCTCCGGCTGCCACCCACCAGAGTCGCCGGGAAAGTCGGCGTCTTTGCGGAGGTGAGCAGCCCGAGTCGCACCACTTCCGGCATTGATTTCAGCGACCCCGATTGGAAAACAAAGTTCCAGCAAGATTGGGAGGCTCGTTTCAGACTTCCCCATCTCACCGACATCTTCCCAGATGCTCCTCCCATTCCTTCCACCTTTTGTCTCAAAATGAG AACTTCGATTGATAGAGACTTTCCTGGTCATTATTCTTCGTATGAGGAATGGCATGGATATATTAATAACAATGACCGAGTGCTTCTTAAG ACAATATACTATTCGTCACCAACATCTGCTGGTGCTGAGTGCATTGATCCTGATTGTACGTGGGTGGAACAATG GGTTCATCGAGCTGGGCCTCGGGAAAAGATATACTATAAACCAGAAGAAGTAAAGGCAGCAATTATTACTTGTGGAGGGCTTTGTCCTGGTCTTAATGATGTCATTAGACAG ATTGTAATCACCCTTGAAATATATGGTGTGAAAAACATTGTGGGGATTCCTTTTGGCTATCGAGGATTTTCCGACAAAGAATTGACTGAAGTACCG CTATCAAGAAAAGTAGTGCAGAATATTCATCTTTCTGGTGGAAGCCTGTTGGGAGTTTCACGAGGAGGACCTGCAGTCACTGATATTGTGGACAGTTTGGAG GAACGAGGGATCAACATGCTTTTTGTATTGGGTGGAAACGGTACACATGCTGGTGCAAATGCAATTCACCACGAG TGCTGCAAAAGACGGTTGAAGGTATCTGTAATAGGCGTGCCCAAAACTATtgacaatgatattttattgatggaTAAAACTTTTGGGTTTGATACTGCTGTTGAAGAAGCACAAAGGGCAATAAATTCTGCATACATTGAG GCACATAGTGCATATCATGGAATTGGGGTTGTGAAATTGATGGGCCGTAGCAGTGGATTCATAGCAATGCAGGCTTCCCTGTCTAGTGGACAGGTTGACATATGCTTGATTCCTGAG GTACCGTTCAATTTTCATGGACCTCATGGAGTATTGAGTCATCTCAAGTTCCTTTTAGAAACGAAGGGATCAGCTGTTGTCTGTGTAGCAGAGGGAGCTGGACAG AATTTACTCCAAAAGACAAATGCCACAGATGCATCGGGAAATGTTGTACTGGGAGATATTGGAGTATATATTCAACAAGAG ataaaaaagtatttcaagGAAGTTGGTATTCATGCTGATGTAAAATACATTGATCCAACGTACATGATCCGTGCAATTCGAGCAAATGCATCGGATGGAATTCTATGCACTGTACTTGGACAAAATGCT GTTCATGGTGCGTTTGCAGGATATAGTGGCATTACAGTAGGCTTATGTAACACTCACTATGCTTACTTTCCCATCCCGGAAGTGATATCTCATCCTAGGCTGGTAGACCCCAACAGTCGAATGTGGCATCGTTGCTTAACTTCAACGGGTCAACCTGACTTCATCTAA